The DNA window CCAATTGTACCATTACCAAAACCTACAGTATTTCTGAACCGCCTTTGTTGACGGCCATTCCAGTGAAGGGAGATGAATCCTGTGACAACAAGAATGGCTTCATTGCCATAACAGCAAGTGGTGGGACGAAGCCATATTCGTATGACATTGGTTTTGGAAAAAGAACCACCTCAGTTTTTAATAATTTGTCAGGTGGTACTTATAACATAAAAGTAACGGACTCAAAAAACTGTTTGTTTACAGATCAGATAACCGTTGATGCTACCCATAAGCCTGTTACAGAAGCAGGGGCTAATACAAACATATATTGCGGCAGAGACACTGTTTTTCTGGATGGTTTTGGAACTGATCAAGGTTCTGATTTTACTTATACCTGGACTACTCGAAAAGGAAAAATTCTGGGAGACCACAACACTTTGCAAATTGCCTTGGACAAACCGGGAGTTTATGTCCTTAAAGTGAAAAATCTTATCAATGGGTGCGAAAATTCTGATTCAGTGGAAGTAAAGGATATACGGGTGTATCCGGATGTTAAAGCCACAGGGGACGGACTGGTGGATTGCAATACGCCCGACAGAACTCTTTCCGGGACTACGCTCAGTACACATACAAAATACTTTTGGACAAAATTGAATGGAGGATTTAAAGATACTTCCAAAACCATCCTGGTGAGTGCTGGTGGAGATTTTGTATTCAATGTTCAGGATACAGTCAATCAGTGTTTGTCAAAAGATACAGTCGTAATAAAAGAAGATAAAGTATATCCACAAATTCAAATTGAGACAAATGGCAATTTGAATTGTACCGTAAGAAATTTGGACATTAATGCCTTGAATTCAGATTTCGGAAACAACTTTGAAATTGATTGGATTACCAATGATGGACATATTGTCTCAGGCGCAGATGGCTTGCAACCTTTGGTAGATAAGCCTGGTACCTATGTTATTGAAATTAAAAATAAAACCAATGGCTGTCTCAGCGTGGAGTCAGTTAGTATTGCGGAGGACGTCACAAAACCTTCCATTGTATTAGCCCAAATCAAAGATGTGAGTTGTATTCATCCTGAAATTGTTCTGGACGCATCGGCATCACTTCCAGCGGGTAAATTGGAATACCAGTGGACGACTTCCGACGGGCACATCGTATCCGGAAATCAGTATCAGCAATTGACTGTAAACAAAGGTGGAAGCTATGATTTGGTTTTAAGAAATAAGGAAAATACCTGTACAAATTTTGAACAGTTTAAAGTTTTGGAACAATCCACTCCGGTCTCAGCATTTAATTATAACAGGGATTTACTCACCTTGAACTTTAGGGATGAGTCAAAAGGAATTGCTAAATCCTGGGCATGGGATTTTGGTGATCAGACTACAAGTTCTGAGCAAAATCCAACACACCAGTATGCAAAAGAAGGAGAGTACAAAGTTTGTCTCAAAATTGAAAACGAATGTGGCGTTGCCGAAAGCTGTCAGAACATTGTTCTGGCAAGTTCCAGCATACTTTCATTAGGTGCCTGGGAAATCAGAAATGTAAGTTGCTATGGAGGTAACGATGGCTTTATCAAATTGACCGTACAAGGAGGAACCCCTCCATATTCATATGTCTGGAGTGATGGTTCAACAAGCTCCGAATTAAAAAATATTAGCAAAGGAAATTACTCAGTAGAGGTGAAAGATGCTTTGGGGGCGATTATCCAAAAGTCATTCAGTGTCGGACAAGCGACAGATATTTTATATGGCAACCTGTCAATTGCAGGGGCTACTGATGGCCTTCCAAATGGAAGTATCAGCCTTGAGGTTTCAGGGGGCGTTCCTTCTTATCAATTTCTTTGGTCAAATGGGATGACGACTGAGCATATTCAAGGGCTTGCATTGGGCAGCTATAGCCTCCGGGTCAAAGATGCCAATGGTTGTGAGAAATCTTTTGGTCCTTTTGAGGTCAGAGATGTAACGGCAACAAATGATGTTTCTGGCTTGGAAAGTTTTGAGATTTTACCCAACCCTGTGCAAGAACACGGAAGAATTTTTCTCACATTTGATCAGAAAACTTCCTTTAGTTTAAATTTAACGGATGCGATGGGCAGAACTGTCCATGAGTGGAAGCTAAATTCTAACCAGGCCGATATTTCGTTGGATTTATCCTCACTTGATCAGGGTCTCTATTTTGTTGTGTTGAAAACGAATAAAGGTTTACTGACTAAAAAATGGATGGTTTTAAAATAAACCATTTAATGTTTAAAAGTTATTTCTATTCATTTAGAACAAATAGATAAATGGAAATCTGAAAAGATGATTGTTACTTTTAAAATTTATTCGATTTTTACAAAAGGCAATGTTATATGTCCTTGGGCACTTCTCATGGTAAGCCAGTAAAGTCCTTCAGGTAAAGTCCTTGTATCCCATTTTAAATCAAGCTCTTTGCCGTTGCAAATTTGTTGGGAAAATATTTTGCCTTGAAGGTTGTAAATGAAAATTTGAATTTCTACAGATGCTTCAAATTCCAGATGCAAAATAATATGGTCTTCCGCAGGATTGGGATATAGTTTAGATTTAAGCAAGCCTGGGAGCGTTACAAGTCCGTTGCTGACGGTGATGCTTGCGCAATCTGAAGTATTACACCCCATGCAATCACTTACTGTGACACAATATTTTCCAGGAGTTAATCCAATAATTTCTTCAGTGGTTTGACCGGAATCCCATCTATAGGAGTACGGAGCACATCCGCCTTGAGGAATTACTTTAATGGATCCATTGGATTTTCCGGGATCTGCATTTTTGGTTTGTGCCACAAGAGAAAAAGTTGGAGGGTCACTTACAATAGAGGTAAAAATGCCTGCACTCAAATTGTAATAACTGCCACTGGCGCTTGTTTTCAGAGCGGTGCTTCTTACCATGTAGTTTATCGGTCCTTTTTCTACACAGGGGTCGATAAAGAAATGATCGGTTACCGGAATTTTGTTGAGTAATTTAAATGTGCTGTCGCCGCTTGATTTTTTATAGACAAAATATCCTGCTGAACCAATTGAATCTTGCCAATCCAGACGAATATTAAGTCCATCCTGAAGGGCAATTAATCTTTCTACAGGTCTCAGGATGTGCATGCGAAGGGTAGGGTCACCCATGAGCGCAGTTGAAACATATCCTCCATAGAATCGAGGATTGTAAAGTCCCCTGTTGTTCATGGCCAATTGAGTCGCATAACCAATATGTTCGCCCATGGCCATGTGGTGTAGAAACCAAGTCGGCCGGTTGCCCCATGTGCTGGCCAGGCAGGTTCGGGAAGCTATGGCGCCTCTCAAAAAATTATTCGGGTAATCCCAATCTCCAAAATATGACCCAAACATCATGGTAAATAAAGTCAGAAGAGAATCTGTTGTGAAATTTGTGGTATTGGAAATGTCGGAAGCGCTCTCAGGACCACCGCCACCGCAGCCATAAGACCAAATATAGGATTGTTTACTCAGCGTCTCTCTATAAGCTAGGTCTTTGACATTTGAAATGCCAAACATCGGCGAAAAATTCTTCCAGCCTGATTGACCTAAAGCCTCTGGATCTGGAGCAAAATTATTATCCACCAGTCCTCTTTCTACCATATTTATTTTTCCTGTTCGCCAGTCATGATTCTTATCCAAATATCTTCTCAAAAGTTGTTCTTCTGATTCCGGGAATTTACTCATATTAGAAAAATCAACACGTCCAACCTGAAGGCGAGCTTTTCCCGGGATGACGTTTTGATCAAATTTTCCATCACCGGGGACATTGTCATTTCGCGAACTGGCTGCTGTTGTAATGTTGATTGTCCTGTCCGTCCACAGTCCATCCAGATCTGCATAATAGCCATCACAGGGCCAGGCTCCTCTGTGATCACTGTGGTGACCATCAGGGGCTATTTCTCCGGAATAGGGTACTGGAACGCGTCCTAAAAGAAATAGTGCTTGATTAGCATCTGGATTTTTTTGAGCCCATGATTTAATTCCTGATTTTACCTTGCCAATGGAGTCTTTTCGACTTACGTAAAGCATCTGGGCCTGCCAACCATCACCTTCCAGGTCATTTAGAAGTCTTGAAATTTCCATGGCAAGCAATTGCTTAAAAGTACTGTCAATGACTACCAGGCACGCTCCTCGATGATGAATAGCCGGAACTTTAATGCCTGAATAAATGTATCCTGCACCAGAATTCATACTGCCGTCACCGTATGGAAATTTAGGAAGGCTTTTTATTATTTGATACTCATAATCAACCCCAATTTTAATGGAGCTATCCACCCAGGAAACACTACGTGCATCTAAAACTGCAAGACTATCGGTCCAAATTTCATCGTATTTGGATTTACGCCATACGGTATAGCCGCCATTGGCAGTGTCCAATACCCAGTTAAGGGTAATTGCAGGAGGATTTTCATTTAATTTTGCCTGTAAGAATACTGACTGGCGGGCATCGTAGATGTTTTGCCCATATCCGCAAACAGTCAGAAAACTAAATAAGAATTGCAGACATCGGTTTACTTTCATGACTTTAGCTAATTGTTTAATTTCGTTTAAGGCAGGATTAAATTTAATTCGGCAGACACATTCACATGACAACAGATCTGAATATTTCGTTGTATGAAGCTCCTTAAAAATTGATTTTAGATTGATTTAAATACATAATCCGGATTGAACCTAAACTTAGTTGTTATCTTTCCAGTATCTGTTTAATGTTTTTTAAATTTTGTATTTCAGTTTTTTTGATCATACCTCTACCAAATAAATACGACATTAAGTTAAGGGGATAAATCTCCTTTGCATAAAATTCACTGATCACCTCGGTTTGATTTTCATTAAGGGCCTTAAAAATATTTGCAGCTTTTGCATGGCTCTTAAATGGTCGAATGAATTTTATGTCAACATCTATTCTGTCTTCAGTCAGTGCGGTGATGGTTTGTTCACCTTCTCCAACATTGTCATCCCTGCTGTTCCAGCTTTGTTTTGCACCAACTGTGCCATCGATACCGGAAATGGTTGGGTGAAGATTTGGATCCGCCTTTACCCATTCACTGTATTCTTCCTGATTCTTAAGCAAAACCAAATAATCATAAACCTCTTTTTTAGGTTTGTTGATTGTTTCGGAGACAGAAACGGTGTACTGTTTAGGAACAAATAAGGCTGCTACCAATGGCAGTGCGATAATGAAGGCAATGACGACCACAATTTTCTTTACAATGTTCATAAAAAATTGGTTAATTGTTAGTTTTGTTTGAGCGGTTTTATATTTATTTTCCAAATCTACAAAAATTATGATATCAGGTATAATATAATTAGGAGCCAATTTTTGCATTCCACGATTTTAAAATTAAAGTATAAAGATTAATAGCCAAATCTCATGATGAAATCATCTTGAGTCCTTACCGGGCTTAGTTTTGATGGAATTGATAGCTTTTGAATAAAAAAAGTGCTTTTAGTGCTCAAGCTCAATTTTTAGTAAAATCGGGTTAAAAATGGTAAGCAACAATCGTAAGGATTTAACGCATTGATTCAAAGGAATACCAAATTATTTGCTTAAAAATTTAGGATATTAATTTTTAAAGGCAATCACTTATATTTTGTAATTAATTTACTCTAATTAATTTCTCTCTATTTAAACCGATAATATTAATGCTTTCATAAAGAATGGTGGAATTTAATAACAAGCGGTCAAGTTCTTGTTCAAAAAAAGCATCGGTATAATTATTCCATTTGTTAGGGTGTTTTTCGAGTTCTCTGAAACTATGCCCGAGCGTAGTAATGTATTCTATTTTTTGAGGAGCATCATTTATAAATATAGGTGGATATAAATCATACATTAGCATCCAGTTTTTTGCAATTCTTGTGACCCTTCCGTTTCCATCAGCAAAAGGGTGTATGCGAATCAGCTCGTGATGAAAGTAAATGGCTCTTATTATAGGGTTGGTTATGGATTTTATCCTGTGAAAAAGCTCGGAAACTAATTGAGGTACTTTAGCAGGTTCAGGGCAAATATAAGATCCTATTTGAACAAGAGTGCGTCGATAACGATTGGGATGTATGGCATGAGTTTCAGGAGAAGCCAGTCGAAGTAATTGAAATAACTGTATTTCTTTTTCAAAATTATTGTGATTCGTAATTTCTCCAATCACAAAATCAAGCGTTGTTCTAAGGTTCTTCAAATACTCTTTTGCTTCTTCTTCATTTTGAGCCTCCATTTGAGCATTTTTAATACTTAATTGCTCTTTAAGATTATTAACACCTTCTAGATATATATCCAATAGATCATCATCTGAATGATACCGGCTGTAAATGATTAATCTGTAGATAGCTTTTATTACATTGTCAATTTCACTTATTTTACTGTTATTGATCTGGATAAGGTCGACAGGAAGTAATTCCATTTTACTTATTTTTTACGGTTTTCATTTGAACTATGTCCACCAAGAAAGCAAATGCCATGGAGAAATAGATATATCCTTTTGGTATCTCGAATTGAAACCCTTCAGCAAGTAAAGAAACACCAATCATCATTAAAAAGCACAATGCTAAAATTTTGAATGATGGATGTTTTCTAATAAATTCACTTATTGGTTTGGATGCAAACAACATGATGATTACAGTAACAATTACTGCAGTATACATCACCCAAAGTTCTTGAACCATTCCAACGGCTGTAATAATGGAGTCTATAGAAAATACCAAGTCTAATATTATTACCTCTGTAAGCAATCGTTTAAAACTGGCTTTATTTGGAATTAATGGTTCGTCGTCTTTACTTATTTCGGTTTTGTAATAAATTTCTTTTACGCTTTTATAAATAAGAAACAGGCCTCCCAAAATTAATATAAGTCCTTTTCCTGAAAAGTCAACTTCAAATAGCGTGAATATGGTTTTATCTAATTTTAAAATCCAGGAAATAAGAGCCAAAAGGCCAAGTCGCATAAGCATTGCCATGGCAATTCCCCAGAATCTGAGTTTGTTTCTCTGATTTTCGTGAAGTTTATCGGCTAAAATAGATATAAAAATTATGTTGTCGATCCCCAGTATTACTTCAAGACTAATCAATGACAGTAAAGGTATTAACCATTCCATAGATATGTTTTATTAAATCAAATATTGTTTTTACTTTTTATTTCAATAAGCCAGTGCTCCATTGAAGCGCATAAATAGTTTTATAGTATTTGGTTTTTAATTCAATTAATTTACGTTCAATTTCCAAAACTTTATTTTCTCTCGAATTTATCAGAAATAATGAGCTTTCGCCATTCCTAAATAAAGACTCTTCGGCTTTTAACATGGTCTTAAAATTACTCAACATCGCACTGTGTAGCTTTACTTGGTTTTTAAGTATGACAAATTCATTGTGATAGTTTTGAATTTTCAATTCTATATTTTGTAATTTTTGACTCTGATTGATTTTATTTTCTTCGATTTTTAGTTTGACCTTTTTGTATTCTCCCCGGCCTTGAGAAAACAGTAATGGCATCTCTAATTTGAAACCGTATTGAAAATTATTTTGAAAAAATATGCCGTCGGTGTTGAAGGCATTGTAACCTTTGCTTAAATGATTGTATTTGAAATCAAGTTCGGGCAATAATTCTTGAAATTTTAATTTTTTATCAATTCCTAAAACTTCAAATTTTTGACTATATATTTTCAATTCAGGATGAAATTGTCGTGCATATTCCTTTAGGTCTGTTAGATTGAGCTGAAACGCTTCAATATTTGATTCATTTTCCCATCCCTGCTGAGGCATGGTGTTTGCGGGTAATTGATATGGCGTGTTATTGGCTTTCCACAAGAAAGCACTCATGGCTATGCTTTCGCTTTGATATATCAACCAACTTTCATTTTTCTGAGATTCAAATATTTGAAGTTGGGTCATCGCCTCAATGGTATCTATAGAAGGACGCTCTCCATTTTTCCACATTTTTTTTATCATCTCAAAACGCTGCAAACTTATACTAAGATTTTTGTCTACTATCTGATAATTCTGATAGGCATTTACCCACTGCCAATATTGACTGGCAGCTTCCATCATAATGTTATTAATCAAAGCTATTTGTTCTGTATAAGTCATTTCTTTATACAATTTGGCTTGCATAAGATAAGCACTGCGCTTTTGTATGACTAAATTTTTGATCAATGGAATGCTTATACCTAAGTAACTTGATTTTCCGAATGTTTCGGTAGGGTCTATGCGATTACCCGACAAGTTTTCTACACCTGCCATGATGTCCACACCATACCAAAGAGGTATTGTTATGTTGGGGTTGAAATAGTTGTAATATTCTGTATTTAAAAAAGTTTTATTTGAAGTGATGTTGCTGATTATTGGATTGAAAGCACCTCGAGCTATCAAAATATCTGCTTCGGATTTTTTGATAGCGATGTTGGATAATTTTACCGCAGGATGGTATTGCCTTACAATTTCTAAAAATTCTTCAATATTTAGTGTAGTACTATCTTTTTGCGCAAAAAGATAATTAGAGCTTAATATGACCAGGAGTAAAAGAAATGATTTTTTCATTTATTGTCTTCCGTTAATATTTTTTTTGAATATAAAAATCAACTGGAAACCCATTCACATTTCTCCATAATTCATACCATATGGATACGTCTTTTAATAGGAGGATGCCATGAGCGCCTGTTCCAATTTTTAATTGTTCCGGCCATTTTTTTATGGAGCTGTCTTCTGCTACCAATACTCTGTACATACCATTGGGGCCAATAGCATTTTCAAATGAAGTTATCCTTCCTGCAAAAGTACCATAACTTCCATTCGGCCATCCACTAAAAACTATAGCGGGGTATCCATCAAAAGTAAAGCGAACAGGCTGTCCTATGTTGATTAGAGGTAAATCCATTGGTCTTATAAACATTTCTATTGCATAATCAACTCTTGTAGGGACTATAATCGCAATGGTCTCCCCATCTTTTAAAATCTCACCAATACCTGATTTGTTCGCTTGCACGATTTGACCGTCCTGAGAAGCTGTTACAATGTACATGCCGTTTCGTATAGTGTAGTTACTAACTTGATTTTCAAGTTTAGCAACATCAGCCTGAGTACTGGCGATTTGACTTAAATTCTGATATTTATCACCCTCTGCTTTATTTATTTTTTCAGCATACTCTTGCTCTACACCATTTTTTTCTATTCGTATATTTATTAGTTCCTGTTTTGTCTGGGCAATTTTATTTTCTGTAATTATTTTTTTAGATACAGCATTTTGATATTGTATATTTCTTTGTTGTAATTGAGTCTGAGAAACCAATCCTTCATCAAACATTTTAAGTTGTCTTTCGTATTGATTTTTAAGCAATGTGACTTCGTTTTCATTGGCGACTAATTCTGCATTTTCTGCTTCTAATTTATTGTTGATTTGACTAATTTTGTTATCCAGTTGTTGAATTTTATAATTTTTGGCTTGTATTAGATTGCCAATTTGCATTTCGGTTGTACCTATTTTTCCTTTATAATAAGTGATGCTTCCTTTTTTTGCGTCAACTTGACTTTGTGTTCTGGTGATTAAATTAGGGTCCAGGTAATCCTCTTTTATTTCCGTTAAAATTATAATTGTATCACCTTTTTTTACAAAATCACCCTCTTTGATCTTCCATTGGCTGATTTTTCCAGGGATAGGTGAATTTACTTTTTGCGGACGTTGTTCTTGGCTTAGCGTAGTGATATTGCCAATGGTTTTTATATTTTGTGTCCAAGGCAAAAAAAGAAATAATACCAATAGCAGAATTAATGTCCAGAAGTAGTATTTTATTCTGGATTTTTGATGAATTAAATATATAGCATCAAAAGATTTTAATGGGATATTGTATTGATTCATTTTCTATTTTTTTATGATGGCATTTCCTTTGTTTAGATGAATATGATGCTTACATAAATTGGCAAAATCATTGTCATTTGTTGAGACGACAATTGTTTTGTTTTTCGATTCTTCTAAAAGGTATGCCTGGAGTCTTTTTTTAACATTTTCATCTAACCCAATCCAAGGCTCCTCCATAATTATTAGCAATGGATTGTGAATAAGTGATTGCAACAGCAGTATTTTTCTTGTAACAGAAGTAGGTAAAGATTTTCCTAATGGGTCAATTTTTTCAGTTAAATTTGACGGGAATCGATGAATAATATTTTCAAAGCCTAATTTTTTAGATAGTTCCATTATGCTCTCAGTTGTAATTTCTTTTTTGCCAAGGGAAATATTTTCAAATACCGTTCCCTCAAAAAGTTCTTGTTCATAAAGCAATACACCTGTTTGTTTTCTAAGGCTTTGTAAGGTGTAATTCTGCAATGGTATGTCATTCAAAGTTATGTAACCATCAAAGCTTTTATAGGCCCCTGTTAATAATTTTAGTAAAGTAGATTTTCCGCTATTTTCTTCTCCAGAGATGCATGTTATACTGTTTGGATGTATTAAAAGTGATAAGTTTGTAAATACTTTTTGATTTTCATTGTATGAAAAACTCAAATTATTTATTTCAATTTTTAATTCATTGGCTTTGAAGTCAATTTTTCCATCTTTCTCAAGAGAATCGTTGAGTACAGAGTCTAGTTTATAAAGTCCTGTAATTACATCATATATATGTTCCAGACTAATGATTAGTTTTTCTAAAGAGTTGATAATCGTAATGATGACAATTTCTGCAGCAACAAATTGTCCAATATTTATTTTTTGGTTAAACAATAAATAAGAACCTAAAATAAGCATTACGGCAGTAATCGCAATTTTAAATATGAGCAAAGATTTAAATTGAAAAAGCAGAACATTAAAATGGGCAGTTCTTGCCGATAAGTATTTTTCTAATTTTTCATCTGTTTTTATTAAATTGATATTGGTGCCTTGGCTATATTTGATTGATTTTATTACGCGCCCCATTTCTTCTAGCCATCCCAGTACTTTGTATTTGTAATTACTTTCTTTCATGCTGGTTTCCAATCCTTTTTTGCTAGTCAACTTAAATAGCACCCAAATGATGAATATTAAAGTTAATGAAAAAAGAAAAAACAGTGAATGATACAAGGAAAGCAAAATTAGTCCCAATGCAATCTGAATGATTGCCGTTGGCATATCTAAAAGTATTTTGGAGATACTTTTTTGTACATTAACCACGTCAAAAAAACGATTTATTTTTTCAGGTAAATAATAATGATCAATTTCTTTCAAATCAAGTCTTGGTATTGTTTCCGCAAAGTCAAAGGCATATCTTACAAATATCTTTTGTTGAATTTTTTCGATGATTTTCATTTGATTGATTTGAAAATATCCAACCAAAATAACACCAATTATAATGATGATGATTAATATGAAGACAGAGGTTACCAGAGTAGCCCCAAGCACAAATCCTAAAATAGCTTGTATGCCAAGCGGGAGACTTAACTGAATTAAACCACTCAAAATAGCGTAAAAATAGATTGAGGTTATTTCCCGTCTTTCTAGTTTTATGAATTCAAATAATTTATCTAGATTATATTCTTCCTTTTGCATTTAGTTTTGAGTTTAGATCAAATATATACATTGCAATTTCCAGGCTATATGTCAATTTTTACAAATTCAATAAACACCGTATTGGGCTCTGATGTTCAATTATTTGCAATTTATTCATAATTTAGGGTACTTAATAACAAAGTTAACACCATCCTTGGAATATTAATATGTGGACTAAAATATTTGATTTTTCTTGAGCTATAGTCTATTTTATGCCGCCATTCTTAAATTTAGGTAAAGTATGTCTGTTTAACAATATTATTATTATTATTTGTCGAAATATTCATGACTGTTAATTGAAGTCAATTTGATTGTCTCAAAAGGGGTGGGGTAATGAATATTCGTTGACTAGCTGCCTCCAGCAAGTATCTTAGACTTCTATTTAATATAGTTATAATTAAAGCTTGCCTTATATCTTGATGAGCATCTATGGCCTGGTTCAGTAATCAACACAAGTTCTTCCAAAAATTAACTTTTTCGACTGTATTTCTTCCTATTAGCTTAATCCAGAGTTTAGATTCAAATTTTATTAATGAATTTAATTACCAAATACAATAGTTAAATTAGTCAATAGAGATTATTTATTACAAATTTTCCAAATCCCTGCCATACCACCGAATATCGGGCGTAATACACCAGATCGGACAGGAGCAGTGCCATGAGCACAACTGTTTAAGGTATCCAGCTTTTCTTACTTAATAAATCTTTCCCCAGGAGGGCAGCAGCAAGAACTGTTTTGAGAGAAAGGGCAATGGTTGCAGTGTAAGCTGTTATTCCGGCTCCACCATATTCATTGAGCGTCCTGCTCAATCCCGGGCCAATCATGATCAAAGCAGTTCCAACCATAAAACGCATATGTTTAAAGGAATCTTTTTTATAAATAATGGCAAAGGAATAGAATAAAACAAAACCGAACAATTGCATCCAGGTATTTGATTGCCAGGAAAATACTTCTTCAGACTTTGAAAATTTGATCGGTTGTAATATTGTTTAATCTTAACAGCCGAACCAAAAGCAGACTCTATAAAGATTATTAGTCAGTTTAACAATAGAAATGGATGCAAATCATAATTTTGCATCAAATGTATAAGTCTAAATAGAATAGATAATCTGATTCTGTACAGTTTCCTTAAATGTCAGCCTGGTATTAGCAATTGCTATTACATTTTTAATCAAGTATGTGTTAGAAATCTTTCTCTGGTAAGAATTGCTGATTCAGGGCGAAGTTTAAAAATTAATTTTATATTCTAAATTCACCACAAAACTCCTGGTCAAACCATCGGGTCTAACATCTCTCACGACAAAGGGTACGCCGGCATTTAGCTGGAGGGCATTTCGTTGATTCAATTCATAATCAATGTATAAGTTGCCGTTGAGTGTTAAGCCTTGTGAACCGCTTATTTCTTTTTCAACACCTGTTATATCTGTATATTGATCATTGGCCAAGTGGTAAATCGGCAATAGGCTGGGTGTTAAAGTTAATTTCTGTCCGATGTTAAAAGGGTAGGAGACTCTTAGTAAAATATCTCCACTGCGGATAAATTTATTGGTGGATTGGAAATTTCGAAGCGGTGAACCTGCAGGATAATTTTCTGCCAAAAATTCATTTTTATTTTGGCTGAGAGGCTGTTGGAGTGCAAGAACAAAACTAATTTTATTAAATTCGTATCCCCCGCCAAGAATTAGGTCAAAGGTTCCTAAGCTTGATTGATAATCCATGGACAGGGGCAAACTGTTGTCTTTTCTATTGCCATTTGCAAGAGGAATTTTGGTTCCCAGCGTCAACTTAAACCTTTTGAAAATTGAGAGCTTACCTGTCAAGAAGAGGTCACTCACCCCAAATACTGATAAATCATTGCCATTTTGAGCCAGGGTATTGATTCTGGCATCCAGCCCAAATTTGTTTGTTATTTGTCTGTTGTATTCCATGTAATTTCCCCATACTGATATGGAATTGTCCGCACTTCCTATGAAAGCTCCTATTTTAATTTGATTGTTTTTTACAAGTTCAGTTTCTTGTTTGGATGGTTTAAAACTATTGAGCGTGCAAAATCCTGCGTCGCTGCATCCTTGTCCAAATACCATTTGGGTGATGGCACTCAGGGTTATTAGTACGAATGAATTAAAAATATTTTTTTCCATATAGTTCTTAAGGTTGTGATTTATTCTTTTGAAAAATTAAAATATGATAAGCAATCTATGAAATTCTGAAACTCTATTTTATAAGTAACATCTTACGACTGATTAACCCATCGTTGAATTGAATGTTGCAATGGTACAATCCAGCCGGAAATTGTTCTGCATCCCAAACTATATGATGTTTTCCACTTTCTTTTATTGCATGGAGTAGGGTTGTACATTTAAATCCTGATTCATTAAAAATGCTGAGCTGTACCATACCTTTCGATGGGATTTCGAAGCTGATGTTGGCCTTTTGATGGAAAGGGTTTGGAAAATGATTAATTACAA is part of the Candidatus Vicinibacter affinis genome and encodes:
- a CDS encoding HlyD family efflux transporter periplasmic adaptor subunit; its protein translation is MNQYNIPLKSFDAIYLIHQKSRIKYYFWTLILLLVLFLFLPWTQNIKTIGNITTLSQEQRPQKVNSPIPGKISQWKIKEGDFVKKGDTIIILTEIKEDYLDPNLITRTQSQVDAKKGSITYYKGKIGTTEMQIGNLIQAKNYKIQQLDNKISQINNKLEAENAELVANENEVTLLKNQYERQLKMFDEGLVSQTQLQQRNIQYQNAVSKKIITENKIAQTKQELINIRIEKNGVEQEYAEKINKAEGDKYQNLSQIASTQADVAKLENQVSNYTIRNGMYIVTASQDGQIVQANKSGIGEILKDGETIAIIVPTRVDYAIEMFIRPMDLPLINIGQPVRFTFDGYPAIVFSGWPNGSYGTFAGRITSFENAIGPNGMYRVLVAEDSSIKKWPEQLKIGTGAHGILLLKDVSIWYELWRNVNGFPVDFYIQKKY
- a CDS encoding ATP-binding cassette domain-containing protein, yielding MQKEEYNLDKLFEFIKLERREITSIYFYAILSGLIQLSLPLGIQAILGFVLGATLVTSVFILIIIIIIGVILVGYFQINQMKIIEKIQQKIFVRYAFDFAETIPRLDLKEIDHYYLPEKINRFFDVVNVQKSISKILLDMPTAIIQIALGLILLSLYHSLFFLFSLTLIFIIWVLFKLTSKKGLETSMKESNYKYKVLGWLEEMGRVIKSIKYSQGTNINLIKTDEKLEKYLSARTAHFNVLLFQFKSLLIFKIAITAVMLILGSYLLFNQKINIGQFVAAEIVIITIINSLEKLIISLEHIYDVITGLYKLDSVLNDSLEKDGKIDFKANELKIEINNLSFSYNENQKVFTNLSLLIHPNSITCISGEENSGKSTLLKLLTGAYKSFDGYITLNDIPLQNYTLQSLRKQTGVLLYEQELFEGTVFENISLGKKEITTESIMELSKKLGFENIIHRFPSNLTEKIDPLGKSLPTSVTRKILLLQSLIHNPLLIIMEEPWIGLDENVKKRLQAYLLEESKNKTIVVSTNDNDFANLCKHHIHLNKGNAIIKK
- a CDS encoding Fic family protein; amino-acid sequence: MELLPVDLIQINNSKISEIDNVIKAIYRLIIYSRYHSDDDLLDIYLEGVNNLKEQLSIKNAQMEAQNEEEAKEYLKNLRTTLDFVIGEITNHNNFEKEIQLFQLLRLASPETHAIHPNRYRRTLVQIGSYICPEPAKVPQLVSELFHRIKSITNPIIRAIYFHHELIRIHPFADGNGRVTRIAKNWMLMYDLYPPIFINDAPQKIEYITTLGHSFRELEKHPNKWNNYTDAFFEQELDRLLLNSTILYESINIIGLNREKLIRVN
- a CDS encoding TolC family protein, coding for MKKSFLLLLVILSSNYLFAQKDSTTLNIEEFLEIVRQYHPAVKLSNIAIKKSEADILIARGAFNPIISNITSNKTFLNTEYYNYFNPNITIPLWYGVDIMAGVENLSGNRIDPTETFGKSSYLGISIPLIKNLVIQKRSAYLMQAKLYKEMTYTEQIALINNIMMEAASQYWQWVNAYQNYQIVDKNLSISLQRFEMIKKMWKNGERPSIDTIEAMTQLQIFESQKNESWLIYQSESIAMSAFLWKANNTPYQLPANTMPQQGWENESNIEAFQLNLTDLKEYARQFHPELKIYSQKFEVLGIDKKLKFQELLPELDFKYNHLSKGYNAFNTDGIFFQNNFQYGFKLEMPLLFSQGRGEYKKVKLKIEENKINQSQKLQNIELKIQNYHNEFVILKNQVKLHSAMLSNFKTMLKAEESLFRNGESSLFLINSRENKVLEIERKLIELKTKYYKTIYALQWSTGLLK
- a CDS encoding TerC family protein, encoding MEWLIPLLSLISLEVILGIDNIIFISILADKLHENQRNKLRFWGIAMAMLMRLGLLALISWILKLDKTIFTLFEVDFSGKGLILILGGLFLIYKSVKEIYYKTEISKDDEPLIPNKASFKRLLTEVIILDLVFSIDSIITAVGMVQELWVMYTAVIVTVIIMLFASKPISEFIRKHPSFKILALCFLMMIGVSLLAEGFQFEIPKGYIYFSMAFAFLVDIVQMKTVKNK